One part of the Parabacteroides distasonis ATCC 8503 genome encodes these proteins:
- the vgrG gene encoding type VI secretion system tip protein VgrG, which produces MDNSFIIKLLLNGKDVTEQYSVINAKIYRACNKIDKATISISADIIDNSQFEIPDNKIFNSGTELKFQAGPTDKVNTLFEGCVTTHQLKINSEQQTLFILECRGFAYPVTFGRKNNVYENSKDDTVIKKILGQYGLSAKVDSTGIEIPQLVQYYCTDWDFVLTRAQNNGLVVITDGKQVKVCKPNVSASPVLTITYGDNLIAFDGSISASEQYTDTKACAWDVSRQQIIKATASKPPLNAQGDIAAKDLSGLANEVMLYQTNAPIGDASLHAWADAQALWSGLARFQGSITIYGNASIIPGCIIKLEGLSKHYSGNAFVQSVEHTLQGGEWKTQVYMGFNPVVITEEPDVVAPAASGFLPGIRGLQIGIVKKIGDNKDFENFILVDIPLLQCEKTEIWARPVSPYASNGVGMLFLPEVDDEVVLQFINEDPCHPVIIGSLYSRKRKTPVSLDPKNNLKTIVTKNQLKITLDDDKKIITIRTPGENTLILDDDKKQILLSDANKNKVCMDKNGIMVESGKDLIFKARGNVKTEGMGIESKSKQDTKINGLNIEVSAQMGVKVKGSATAEISASGQTVVKGGVVMIN; this is translated from the coding sequence ATGGATAATTCATTCATAATCAAACTATTACTAAATGGTAAAGATGTAACGGAGCAATACTCCGTAATCAATGCAAAAATATACAGAGCATGTAATAAGATCGATAAAGCAACGATCTCCATCAGCGCTGATATTATCGACAACAGCCAATTTGAAATACCAGACAACAAAATATTCAATTCGGGTACGGAGCTTAAGTTTCAAGCGGGTCCAACAGATAAGGTCAACACCTTATTTGAGGGATGCGTTACAACCCATCAGTTAAAAATCAATAGCGAACAACAAACTCTATTTATTTTAGAATGTAGGGGTTTCGCATATCCTGTAACCTTTGGACGTAAAAATAATGTATATGAAAATAGTAAAGATGATACCGTTATCAAGAAGATTCTGGGACAATACGGGCTTTCCGCCAAAGTAGATAGCACCGGTATAGAAATTCCACAACTGGTACAATATTATTGTACAGATTGGGATTTTGTACTCACACGAGCACAAAATAACGGATTAGTCGTTATCACTGACGGTAAACAAGTCAAGGTATGTAAACCGAATGTATCCGCCTCCCCGGTCTTAACCATCACCTATGGAGATAATTTAATCGCTTTCGATGGTTCTATATCCGCTTCCGAGCAATACACAGATACAAAAGCTTGCGCTTGGGACGTGAGCCGTCAACAAATTATCAAAGCCACCGCCAGCAAACCTCCTCTCAATGCCCAAGGCGATATCGCCGCAAAGGATCTATCCGGTCTGGCAAATGAAGTGATGCTTTATCAAACTAACGCTCCCATCGGCGACGCTTCTTTACATGCTTGGGCCGATGCGCAAGCTTTATGGAGCGGCCTGGCACGTTTTCAAGGCTCCATCACAATTTACGGGAATGCGTCTATTATTCCGGGCTGTATTATCAAATTGGAAGGATTAAGCAAACATTATAGTGGAAACGCATTTGTTCAATCAGTAGAACATACACTACAAGGAGGCGAATGGAAGACACAAGTCTATATGGGTTTCAATCCGGTAGTCATTACCGAAGAGCCCGATGTAGTCGCTCCCGCAGCTAGTGGTTTTTTGCCCGGTATACGAGGATTACAAATAGGGATCGTTAAAAAGATCGGAGATAATAAAGATTTCGAGAATTTTATATTAGTCGATATACCCTTGTTACAATGTGAGAAGACGGAGATATGGGCTCGGCCGGTCAGTCCGTACGCAAGCAATGGGGTCGGCATGTTATTTCTACCGGAAGTCGATGATGAGGTAGTCCTGCAATTCATCAATGAGGACCCCTGCCACCCTGTGATTATCGGAAGTTTGTACAGTCGCAAACGAAAAACGCCGGTTTCTTTAGATCCAAAAAATAATTTAAAGACAATTGTTACAAAAAACCAGTTGAAAATTACTTTGGACGATGATAAAAAGATTATCACAATAAGGACTCCCGGAGAGAACACGCTCATATTGGATGATGACAAAAAGCAAATTCTGTTATCCGATGCTAATAAGAACAAGGTCTGTATGGATAAAAACGGAATTATGGTAGAATCCGGCAAAGATCTCATATTTAAGGCAAGAGGGAATGTCAAGACAGAAGGAATGGGTATCGAATCCAAGTCTAAGCAAGATACCAAGATAAATGGCTTGAATATCGAGGTTTCCGCACAAATGGGAGTTAAAGTAAAAGGGTCTGCCACCGCCGAAATATCCGCATCCGGCCAAACCGTTGTAAAAGGAGGCGTTGTAATGATTAATTAA
- a CDS encoding GPW/gp25 family protein, producing the protein MQNKNSFLGKGWAFPPEFSHNDNPTRMSNYEEDIRQSLIILLSTRTGERIHRPDYGTELYRYQFEQLDLTMETMIKSAIEKAVLLYEPRVSLDRIEINKASIQDGILIIELYYTIRMNNVQQELTYPIYFDSNR; encoded by the coding sequence ATGCAGAATAAAAATAGTTTTTTAGGTAAAGGATGGGCATTCCCCCCAGAATTCAGCCATAATGATAATCCCACCCGCATGTCTAATTATGAAGAAGACATCCGGCAAAGCTTGATCATCCTTCTCTCCACTCGCACAGGGGAGCGAATACATCGTCCGGATTACGGTACGGAACTATATCGTTATCAGTTTGAACAATTAGATCTTACCATGGAGACCATGATTAAAAGCGCTATTGAGAAGGCTGTTCTCTTATACGAGCCTAGAGTCTCGCTTGATCGCATAGAAATTAATAAGGCTTCGATTCAAGATGGCATTCTGATTATCGAACTTTATTATACGATACGTATGAATAATGTCCAACAAGAATTGA